A portion of the Eubacterium maltosivorans genome contains these proteins:
- a CDS encoding amino acid ABC transporter permease produces the protein MSIFELFAQTYPRLLQGLWMTIELTLVSLLIAAVLGLLFGLLSVSRTTFLRGISRVYIDIIRGTPLIVQVFFIYFGIPSALNMRLDAFIAGVIALSLNAGAYTAEIVRGGIQSIDKGQMEAARSLGLPYTMAMRRVVLPQAIKTMIPAIVNQCIITLKDSSLVSVIGLAELTQTGRLIIANNFESLKMWIIIGVMYFIPIMILSKVSSHIERKMSYGKSKN, from the coding sequence ATGAGTATTTTTGAATTATTTGCTCAAACCTATCCTCGTTTATTACAAGGTCTTTGGATGACGATCGAACTGACCCTGGTATCGCTGCTGATCGCGGCGGTACTAGGGCTTCTCTTTGGTTTGTTATCTGTTTCAAGGACTACTTTTTTACGGGGAATTTCACGTGTATACATTGATATCATCCGTGGTACACCGTTAATTGTACAGGTATTTTTTATTTATTTTGGGATACCAAGTGCACTGAATATGCGCTTAGATGCCTTTATAGCCGGCGTTATCGCACTGAGCCTGAATGCTGGCGCCTATACCGCGGAAATTGTCAGAGGTGGGATTCAGTCCATTGACAAAGGACAGATGGAAGCAGCCAGGAGTCTTGGCCTTCCATATACGATGGCAATGCGCAGAGTCGTTTTACCTCAGGCGATCAAGACGATGATCCCGGCAATTGTAAATCAGTGTATTATCACATTAAAGGACAGCTCTCTGGTTTCTGTTATTGGTTTAGCGGAATTAACCCAGACTGGACGTTTAATCATTGCCAATAATTTTGAATCCTTAAAAATGTGGATTATCATTGGTGTCATGTATTTTATCCCGATTATGATTCTGTCAAAGGTTTCGAGTCATATTGAAAGGAAGATGAGCTATGGCAAAAGTAAAAATTAG
- a CDS encoding amino acid ABC transporter ATP-binding protein, with protein MAKVKISNLKKSFGDLEVLKDINLEVEEGEVICIIGPSGSGKSTMLRCINALEEATSGTIVVDGNEITGNHANINLYRRNIGMVFQQFNLFPNMSVLKNITFAPVALKIMDKAKAEEVAQGLLKRVDMVAKADAYPGQLSGGQQQRVAIARALAMNPDVMLFDEPTSALDPEMVGEVLNVMKQLAQEGMTMIVVTHEMGFAREVADRVIFIDEGYIVEQGPPSEVFGNPQNERTINFLNMVL; from the coding sequence ATGGCAAAAGTAAAAATTAGTAATCTCAAAAAGAGCTTTGGGGATTTAGAGGTTTTAAAAGACATTAATCTGGAAGTGGAGGAAGGCGAGGTTATCTGTATTATCGGGCCGTCAGGTTCTGGTAAGAGCACAATGCTGCGATGTATCAATGCGCTTGAGGAAGCAACCAGTGGTACAATTGTGGTGGATGGCAATGAGATTACCGGCAATCACGCGAATATTAATCTTTACCGCCGGAATATCGGAATGGTGTTTCAGCAGTTTAACCTTTTTCCCAATATGTCTGTTTTAAAAAATATTACCTTTGCACCAGTCGCCTTGAAAATTATGGATAAGGCTAAAGCAGAGGAAGTGGCACAGGGGCTCTTAAAAAGGGTTGACATGGTCGCTAAGGCAGATGCCTATCCAGGACAGCTTTCCGGCGGGCAACAGCAGCGTGTGGCCATTGCCAGAGCGCTGGCAATGAATCCAGATGTTATGCTGTTTGATGAACCAACAAGTGCTCTTGACCCGGAAATGGTTGGAGAAGTTCTCAATGTAATGAAGCAGCTGGCACAGGAGGGAATGACCATGATTGTGGTTACCCATGAAATGGGCTTTGCCAGAGAGGTTGCGGACCGTGTTATCTTCATTGATGAAGGCTACATTGTGGAACAGGGACCACCAAGTGAAGTGTTTGGAAATCCACAGAACGAGAGAACCATTAATTTCTTGAATATGGTCCTGTAA
- a CDS encoding transporter substrate-binding domain-containing protein, with protein sequence MKKLKMFGILALAAVMTFSLAACSSGGSSSGSDGAKKYIIATDTTFAPFEFEDESGNRVGIDMDLLKAIAEDQGFEYELQPLGFDAAVTALESGQADGVIAGMSITEERQKKYDFSDPYFDSGVGMAVKSDNDTIKSYDDLRGKNVAVKNGTEGSKYAESIKDQYGFTITSFPESANMYEDVKSGNSVACFEDYPVLGYAIAKGQPLKLVGDLQAGNSYGFAVQKGKNAELLEMFNTGLKNMKDNGKYQEILDTYIKTN encoded by the coding sequence ATGAAGAAACTCAAAATGTTTGGTATTTTGGCATTAGCCGCAGTAATGACTTTTTCTTTAGCTGCTTGTTCAAGTGGCGGAAGCTCAAGCGGAAGTGATGGAGCAAAAAAATATATCATTGCAACTGATACAACTTTTGCGCCATTTGAATTTGAAGATGAATCCGGTAACCGTGTCGGTATCGATATGGATTTATTAAAGGCAATTGCTGAAGATCAGGGCTTTGAATATGAGCTGCAGCCACTTGGCTTTGACGCTGCTGTTACCGCTCTTGAATCAGGACAGGCTGATGGCGTTATCGCTGGTATGAGTATTACCGAAGAACGTCAGAAAAAATATGATTTCTCTGATCCTTATTTCGATTCAGGCGTTGGTATGGCTGTAAAATCTGACAATGACACCATTAAATCTTATGATGATTTAAGAGGAAAAAATGTTGCGGTTAAAAATGGCACTGAAGGCTCTAAATATGCCGAATCCATTAAAGACCAGTATGGTTTCACCATTACCTCTTTCCCGGAATCTGCAAATATGTATGAAGATGTTAAATCAGGTAACTCAGTAGCCTGCTTCGAAGATTATCCGGTATTAGGCTATGCGATCGCAAAGGGTCAGCCATTAAAATTAGTCGGTGATTTACAGGCTGGTAATTCTTACGGATTTGCGGTGCAGAAGGGTAAGAATGCTGAATTGCTTGAAATGTTCAACACTGGCTTAAAGAACATGAAAGACAATGGTAAATATCAGGAAATTTTAGATACTTACATCAAAACAAATTAA